Proteins from a genomic interval of Mesobacillus sp. S13:
- a CDS encoding S8 family serine peptidase, whose amino-acid sequence MKFKAAFLSFILMAATVFASLVPGTMTKAVEPVKAVVDAELTKKLLTAIAPVEAIVTFKSDEGVLPEHVNLLKTLGISKGLTLNELPIAGVLATKSQIDQLAQSDQVVSIYLNKKLEYENAEATDITGVDQVRTDDTMRKLNGGLPVSGKGIGVVINDSGVDGTHRDLDFGSHLVQNVLGSTNLNALSTLLPVSYVENVPNTDSSSGHGTHVAGIVGATGEMSGGKYEGVAPGANLIGYGSGAAVAMLDTIGGFDYALTHQQEYNIRVITNSWGDTGDAGTDFDPYNPINIATKKLYDRGIVTVFSAGNSGPDAKTISGNYKKAPWVVTVAAGDKTGKLADFSSRGEEGRGGTVTVDGQTWKWTDQPTVTSPGVDIISTRVISPLVALGATADAEYIEPAYLPYYTTMSGTSMAAPHVAGIIALMLEANPLLSPAEVKSILENTATSMQDYTEWEVGAGYVNAYHAVEAAFKKKK is encoded by the coding sequence ATGAAGTTTAAAGCTGCATTTTTATCTTTTATCCTGATGGCCGCAACGGTCTTTGCCTCGCTCGTTCCCGGGACGATGACAAAGGCAGTGGAGCCTGTCAAAGCGGTGGTTGACGCCGAGTTGACGAAAAAGCTTTTAACAGCCATCGCCCCGGTCGAAGCAATCGTTACTTTTAAAAGTGACGAGGGAGTCTTGCCGGAGCATGTAAACCTTCTAAAGACACTTGGCATCTCGAAAGGGCTGACGCTGAATGAACTGCCGATCGCAGGGGTATTGGCGACAAAATCACAGATTGATCAGCTTGCACAAAGTGATCAGGTCGTTTCCATCTATTTGAACAAGAAGCTGGAATATGAGAATGCGGAAGCAACGGACATCACCGGAGTGGATCAGGTCCGGACGGATGACACAATGAGAAAATTGAATGGCGGCTTGCCAGTGAGCGGAAAGGGAATTGGCGTCGTCATCAATGACAGCGGGGTTGACGGTACGCACCGCGACCTTGATTTTGGCAGCCATCTTGTCCAAAATGTGTTGGGTTCGACAAACCTTAATGCACTCAGCACCCTATTACCTGTGTCTTATGTTGAAAATGTCCCGAACACCGATTCCAGCTCAGGGCATGGCACGCACGTAGCAGGTATTGTTGGTGCAACTGGCGAAATGTCAGGCGGAAAGTATGAGGGAGTGGCCCCTGGCGCAAACCTGATTGGCTATGGATCGGGTGCGGCGGTCGCCATGCTTGATACTATTGGCGGTTTTGATTATGCGCTGACCCATCAGCAGGAATACAACATTCGCGTAATTACGAATTCATGGGGAGATACAGGTGATGCAGGTACAGACTTCGATCCATACAACCCTATTAATATCGCAACTAAGAAACTCTATGACCGCGGAATCGTGACGGTTTTCTCGGCAGGGAATTCAGGTCCTGATGCAAAAACGATCTCTGGTAATTATAAAAAAGCTCCGTGGGTAGTAACCGTTGCTGCTGGGGATAAAACTGGAAAGCTCGCCGACTTTTCATCACGCGGCGAAGAGGGACGTGGCGGAACGGTAACAGTCGATGGGCAAACATGGAAATGGACTGACCAGCCAACAGTGACATCACCTGGTGTCGACATCATTTCAACAAGAGTCATCAGCCCGCTCGTGGCGCTTGGTGCAACGGCTGATGCTGAATATATTGAGCCGGCATATTTGCCTTACTACACGACAATGAGCGGAACATCCATGGCCGCGCCGCATGTCGCCGGCATCATCGCCCTGATGCTTGAAGCGAATCCATTGCTTTCTCCTGCAGAGGTAAAATCAATCCTTGAAAACACCGCGACTTCCATGCAGGATTACACGGAATGGGAAGTCGGCGCTGGCTATGTGAATGCATATCATGCCGTAGAAGCAGCTTTTAAAAAGAAAAAATAA
- a CDS encoding response regulator, translating to MIRLMLVDDHAVLRDGLRNIISVEEDIEVVGEAVSGDDALLQVEKCKPDMILMDINMPMKNGVEVTGILKKKYPHIKVLVLTMHSHEEYFMSAIREGADGYLLKDAPSDQVVEAIRTVARGESVIHPSMTRKLLAFHQQKQTQQEDTTLTEREKEVLLCLVEGLSNKEIADRLFISDKTVKIHVSKIFKKLNVKSRSQVVIHAVQHQLVPIPPTSSGV from the coding sequence ATGATCAGGCTCATGCTAGTGGATGACCATGCCGTGCTCCGCGACGGGCTGCGGAATATCATATCTGTTGAAGAAGATATCGAAGTCGTCGGTGAAGCCGTTTCTGGCGACGATGCCCTGCTGCAAGTGGAAAAATGCAAGCCGGATATGATTCTGATGGATATCAATATGCCGATGAAAAATGGCGTCGAAGTCACAGGCATTCTAAAAAAGAAATACCCGCATATCAAAGTCCTTGTGCTGACGATGCACAGCCATGAGGAGTATTTCATGTCGGCGATCCGCGAAGGAGCGGACGGCTATTTATTGAAGGACGCACCATCCGACCAGGTCGTCGAGGCCATCCGTACCGTCGCACGCGGAGAATCGGTCATCCATCCATCGATGACGAGAAAGCTGCTCGCCTTCCACCAGCAAAAACAAACACAGCAGGAGGACACAACACTGACCGAGCGGGAAAAAGAGGTGCTGCTTTGCCTGGTCGAAGGGCTAAGCAACAAGGAAATTGCCGACCGCCTGTTCATCAGCGACAAAACCGTCAAAATCCACGTCAGCAAGATTTTCAAAAAGCTGAACGTCAAAAGCCGCTCGCAGGTCGTCATCCATGCCGTCCAGCACCAGCTAGTACCAATTCCGCCGACATCGAGCGGGGTATAG
- a CDS encoding GAF domain-containing sensor histidine kinase produces MKLSQRRERYAKLLMNSVSLTGWMLILFSFVKIEAPAEPVVLALLFLFLLISEYYPMPVWRGQTAITFPVVYVLFLLYGFSYTAIAYAGAVLIVNLIHRRPLRTVLFNPAQLVLSFYAAAMLLPLMEPLLEKLALTPMIQGILGYLFLLAVYVLVNNLIVDLVLYIRPQHYSFKMWKQKTLTELNSAAISLIYGITLYVVGSQNRGEIDVFAYFFFFSPLVGISLLSATIARLKREKNRLKLLFSITTELNQMLPSQDWLSALRGSFNELIGAEASLLWIKRDGEWELSFKDGSTKSDFKLPDEAFAEFDGMRSPVVFNDRKKDGGVATACFEEDVKAFVYSPLVIENETIGMFIIARSRTKSFEDHDVQSIATLANQLAVIIKTRMLFTEKEKVIVLEERNRIARDIHDGVAQTLAGAVMKLDTAGKKFNKNPEETRKLLDESVSGLRESLKEVRESIYALRPYPTQKATLAEAILRKIEAVQKEYQQDIEFEIRGQEQELSPMVEKVLFDTFQESLHNAIKHSQAMKIEVLLSYQTEHILLKVKDEGKGFSLFQAMLKARNQPHFGILQMNDAAEKINASLQIDSKEGSGTEVSITVPRMGIEGETTNDQAHASG; encoded by the coding sequence ATGAAGCTTTCACAAAGAAGGGAAAGATACGCAAAGCTTTTAATGAACTCAGTTTCCCTAACTGGATGGATGCTCATCCTTTTTTCCTTTGTAAAAATAGAAGCGCCTGCTGAACCGGTTGTTTTGGCGCTATTATTCTTATTCCTGCTTATAAGCGAGTACTATCCCATGCCGGTTTGGAGAGGTCAGACGGCCATCACATTCCCGGTAGTCTACGTGTTATTTTTACTCTATGGATTTTCGTACACTGCGATTGCCTATGCAGGCGCCGTCCTGATTGTTAACCTCATCCATAGAAGGCCGCTGCGGACGGTATTGTTCAACCCTGCTCAGCTGGTGCTTAGCTTTTACGCTGCCGCCATGCTGCTCCCTTTAATGGAACCTCTTCTGGAGAAGCTTGCACTCACACCGATGATTCAGGGCATATTAGGTTATCTTTTCCTGCTGGCTGTCTATGTTCTGGTCAATAACTTGATTGTCGACCTCGTACTTTATATCAGGCCACAACACTATTCTTTTAAAATGTGGAAGCAAAAGACGCTTACAGAATTGAACAGTGCGGCAATTTCCTTGATTTATGGAATTACCCTGTATGTCGTTGGCAGCCAAAATCGCGGTGAAATCGACGTATTTGCTTACTTCTTCTTTTTCTCGCCGCTTGTCGGGATATCCCTGCTGAGTGCGACGATTGCCAGGTTGAAAAGAGAGAAGAATCGTCTGAAGCTGCTTTTCTCGATCACTACAGAATTGAACCAGATGCTTCCTTCACAGGACTGGCTTTCAGCTTTAAGAGGAAGCTTCAATGAATTGATCGGTGCAGAGGCAAGTTTATTATGGATCAAAAGAGATGGCGAGTGGGAGCTTAGCTTCAAGGATGGCAGTACAAAATCGGACTTTAAGCTGCCAGACGAGGCATTTGCTGAATTTGATGGCATGCGCAGTCCTGTGGTCTTTAATGACCGCAAAAAGGATGGCGGTGTCGCAACTGCATGCTTTGAAGAAGACGTAAAGGCATTCGTCTACTCGCCGCTTGTCATCGAGAACGAAACCATCGGGATGTTCATCATTGCCAGGAGCCGGACGAAAAGCTTCGAGGACCACGATGTCCAATCCATTGCGACGCTTGCCAACCAGCTCGCGGTCATCATCAAGACAAGGATGCTTTTTACTGAGAAAGAAAAGGTAATTGTCCTTGAGGAAAGAAACCGGATTGCCCGCGATATTCATGATGGTGTCGCCCAAACACTTGCAGGGGCTGTCATGAAGCTGGATACGGCAGGAAAGAAGTTCAATAAAAATCCTGAAGAAACACGGAAGCTTCTGGATGAAAGCGTCAGTGGCCTCAGGGAAAGCCTGAAGGAAGTGCGCGAGTCGATCTATGCGCTGCGTCCATACCCAACTCAAAAAGCAACACTCGCGGAAGCGATTCTTAGAAAAATTGAAGCTGTCCAGAAGGAATACCAGCAGGATATCGAATTCGAAATCCGGGGGCAGGAGCAGGAGCTTAGCCCGATGGTCGAAAAGGTTCTTTTTGACACTTTCCAGGAAAGTCTGCACAATGCCATCAAGCATTCGCAGGCTATGAAGATAGAAGTTCTTTTAAGCTACCAAACTGAGCATATTCTTTTAAAGGTCAAGGATGAAGGGAAAGGATTCTCGCTGTTCCAGGCGATGCTCAAGGCGAGAAACCAGCCGCATTTCGGCATTTTGCAAATGAATGATGCAGCCGAAAAAATCAACGCCTCCCTGCAGATTGACAGCAAGGAGGGTTCAGGAACGGAAGTCAGCATCACCGTTCCTAGAATGGGAATCGAGGGGGAAACCACGAATGATCAGGCTCATGCTAGTGGATGA
- a CDS encoding peptide ABC transporter permease produces MIRLLKTKKFLFGMGFLIILLTLSILNTVVNDGKIRQVPFIYNEDGTLEKAPPYPPFDVFLFGSDMYGYDMLHTIIEGAKYSIGIVLIVALLRMLLSIVFSYFLFRVHDRIFKGIKAISEPLSFFPQTLIAYFLLVTVVMYTIHGFHHSLWVRALYEFIILVVIALPSLTVQLIEQKRRVWKEEFIESAVTLGGSKRHIYFKHVLPQLYEEWVLMFGQQFLQVLTLLVHLGVMLILFGGTITGEGPPSSVTHEWSGLIGLNKRFMLAYEWIVYVPILFFAMTALSVAMINKALSDFFKHKDMVRKNREV; encoded by the coding sequence ATGATTAGATTGCTGAAAACAAAAAAATTCCTATTTGGGATGGGATTCCTGATCATCCTGCTGACACTGAGCATTTTGAACACCGTGGTGAACGATGGGAAAATCAGGCAGGTTCCATTCATCTACAATGAAGATGGGACTTTGGAAAAAGCGCCGCCATATCCGCCTTTTGATGTTTTTCTGTTTGGCTCCGATATGTACGGGTATGATATGCTCCATACCATAATCGAGGGGGCGAAATACTCCATTGGCATCGTGCTGATTGTCGCCTTGCTAAGGATGCTCTTATCGATTGTATTCAGTTATTTTCTATTCCGGGTCCATGATCGCATCTTCAAAGGGATAAAAGCGATCTCTGAACCGTTATCCTTTTTTCCACAGACGCTGATTGCCTACTTCCTGCTGGTCACAGTCGTCATGTATACGATCCACGGCTTCCATCACTCGCTATGGGTAAGAGCTTTGTATGAATTCATCATTTTGGTAGTAATCGCACTTCCGTCTCTAACGGTCCAGCTGATTGAGCAGAAGCGCCGTGTTTGGAAGGAAGAATTCATTGAATCGGCGGTTACGCTCGGCGGAAGCAAGCGCCATATCTACTTTAAGCATGTCCTGCCGCAGCTGTACGAAGAATGGGTGTTGATGTTCGGCCAGCAGTTTTTGCAGGTCCTGACGCTGCTAGTGCATCTTGGCGTCATGCTCATCCTGTTTGGAGGGACGATTACCGGGGAGGGTCCACCTTCATCGGTAACACATGAATGGTCAGGACTGATTGGCCTCAACAAACGTTTTATGCTTGCTTATGAATGGATTGTCTATGTGCCGATCCTGTTTTTCGCCATGACTGCCCTGAGCGTGGCGATGATCAACAAAGCTTTGAGCGACTTTTTCAAGCATAAGGACATGGTGAGGAAGAATCGGGAGGTATAA
- a CDS encoding ABC transporter permease subunit, translating into MVKSSTMRFIRLVLQYIAGVFLFIVIGSLPVLLRNLTFDMEGYFNSVKDLTVKVFTLSNLTYDGQHEMLPAVLGRFFYSMKTLGMGLFAATVMAFLLSYVIVLFFEKKKDYILSFIEIIRSIPDVLWMFLLQAGVVWIFKTFGVKFIQTTSLGSDHQAVLLPLISLSLPIFLFLTQIIVLKIFEELDKPYILLAKAKGLSYFYMLNIHVVRNISQDLKEHFKTIVWMMLSTLVMVEYIFNLNGLMLFNIRYVSVELFVFSCILFFTPFFLIYRLLDFRRLSL; encoded by the coding sequence ATGGTTAAAAGCAGTACGATGCGTTTCATAAGACTTGTTTTGCAATACATAGCAGGGGTATTTTTGTTTATTGTCATTGGAAGCCTGCCCGTCCTCTTACGGAATTTGACATTTGATATGGAGGGCTATTTTAACAGTGTGAAAGATTTGACCGTTAAAGTTTTCACATTAAGCAATTTGACATACGATGGACAACACGAAATGCTGCCGGCGGTGCTGGGCCGTTTTTTCTATTCGATGAAGACATTGGGCATGGGTCTGTTTGCAGCGACAGTGATGGCATTCCTGCTATCCTATGTAATTGTCCTCTTTTTTGAAAAGAAGAAAGACTATATTCTAAGCTTCATAGAAATCATCCGATCCATTCCAGATGTACTGTGGATGTTCCTGCTGCAGGCCGGGGTGGTTTGGATTTTTAAGACCTTTGGAGTGAAATTTATCCAGACGACCTCGCTCGGCAGTGATCACCAGGCCGTTCTGCTGCCGCTCATCAGCCTGAGCCTGCCGATTTTTCTGTTTTTGACGCAGATTATCGTCCTTAAAATCTTTGAAGAGCTGGATAAGCCATATATTTTATTGGCGAAAGCTAAAGGACTTTCCTATTTTTACATGCTGAATATCCACGTGGTCCGCAATATCAGCCAGGATTTAAAGGAACACTTCAAGACGATTGTCTGGATGATGCTTTCGACGCTGGTCATGGTGGAATACATCTTTAACTTGAATGGGTTGATGCTGTTCAATATCAGATATGTTTCAGTCGAACTGTTCGTGTTCAGCTGCATCCTGTTCTTTACGCCATTTTTCCTGATTTACAGACTACTAGATTTTAGAAGGTTATCGCTATGA
- a CDS encoding MATE family efflux transporter codes for MKDEVIEGKVSMPQTNKGRLKIITVLAVPAVIENFFQTILGFVDTYFVSKIGLAEVSAVGVTNAVLAIYFALFMAIGVAANVRIANFLGANLPEKARHISQQSIVLAAIFGILTGVITLIFAEPLLKLMGIEAEVLEAGALYFRIVGIPSIVMSFMFVLSAILRGAGDTKSPMKVSIVINIINAVLDYVLIFGFLFIPEMGIVGAGLATVFSRLIGSIALFYYVNRTETLTFRKDYWSIDKTHLKELTTLGAPAAGERLVMRAGQIVYFGFVVALGTNAFAAHQIAGNVEVFSYMIGYGFATAATILVGQQIGAGNLEEAKHYARLSTYLTVGSMTVLGALLFFLGDWAGSFFTEDQQVVDNIGTALKISGVFQPFLAVLMVLTGAFQGANNTKFPMYLTGFGMWAVRTVLVYLLGIKLGWGLAGVWIAIGADIAFRAIVLAIQFKRGKWMALEKAPDPESHCHPQTTKENMSACANNY; via the coding sequence TTGAAGGATGAAGTCATTGAAGGGAAAGTCAGCATGCCGCAAACGAATAAAGGGCGGCTGAAAATCATTACTGTGCTCGCCGTTCCGGCGGTCATTGAAAATTTTTTCCAGACAATCCTCGGCTTTGTTGATACGTACTTTGTCTCGAAAATTGGCCTGGCCGAAGTTTCAGCCGTAGGGGTGACCAATGCTGTCCTGGCTATTTATTTTGCTTTGTTCATGGCAATCGGTGTAGCAGCCAATGTGCGGATTGCGAACTTCCTTGGTGCAAATCTCCCTGAAAAAGCAAGGCATATTTCCCAGCAATCCATCGTTCTCGCAGCCATCTTTGGAATCTTAACGGGCGTCATAACCTTGATTTTTGCAGAACCGCTCCTGAAGCTGATGGGCATAGAAGCGGAAGTACTCGAGGCAGGAGCCCTCTATTTCAGGATTGTTGGAATTCCGTCCATTGTAATGAGCTTTATGTTTGTTTTAAGCGCAATCCTGCGCGGGGCAGGCGACACAAAATCTCCGATGAAGGTAAGTATTGTCATCAATATTATCAATGCTGTTCTGGATTACGTTCTCATCTTCGGGTTCTTGTTCATACCGGAAATGGGAATTGTCGGAGCTGGGTTGGCAACGGTGTTCTCACGGCTGATTGGCAGCATTGCATTATTTTACTATGTGAATCGCACCGAAACCCTTACCTTTCGCAAGGATTATTGGAGCATTGACAAGACACATTTAAAGGAGCTTACGACGCTTGGTGCTCCTGCAGCAGGCGAGAGACTGGTCATGCGCGCGGGCCAAATCGTTTACTTTGGTTTCGTCGTTGCTCTCGGAACCAATGCATTTGCGGCACATCAGATTGCCGGGAATGTGGAGGTATTTTCTTATATGATTGGCTACGGCTTCGCCACTGCGGCAACCATCCTCGTCGGACAGCAAATTGGCGCGGGGAATCTAGAAGAGGCCAAGCATTATGCCAGATTATCGACCTATCTCACAGTTGGTTCAATGACCGTGCTCGGAGCCTTGCTTTTCTTCCTCGGCGACTGGGCAGGAAGCTTTTTTACAGAAGATCAACAGGTTGTTGACAACATCGGCACAGCATTGAAAATCTCGGGAGTTTTCCAGCCATTCCTTGCAGTATTGATGGTGCTGACTGGCGCATTTCAGGGCGCGAACAACACCAAGTTCCCAATGTACCTTACCGGTTTCGGAATGTGGGCTGTTCGGACGGTGCTGGTCTATCTCCTCGGAATCAAGCTTGGCTGGGGCCTTGCCGGTGTTTGGATCGCGATTGGCGCTGATATTGCTTTCCGTGCAATTGTCTTGGCGATCCAGTTCAAGCGCGGAAAATGGATGGCACTCGAAAAAGCCCCGGACCCGGAATCGCACTGCCACCCGCAAACGACAAAGGAAAACATGTCCGCCTGCGCGAACAATTATTGA
- a CDS encoding multicopper oxidase family protein, with translation MKKVLIAAMIILVLVIAGGWFFMRSMGGAGGNMPGQGGGMMNGGMGMGDGGMMGGGSGSGEDMRNDSLGEADKPLPIPPILEDENPDPGKAEYTLVAKQGSMEFLEGKATDTFGYNGNYLGPVIRVKKGDNVSVKVKNELDEATTLHWHGLEVDGEDDGGPHSGIQPGTTWNPEFTIEQHAATLWYHPHLLHETGEHVYKGLAGLFLIDDEESEKLDLPDEYGVNDIPLIVQDKQLDENGQFEYDLSMHDVMMGLQGDTIMVNGAINPYVEVPKGKVRFRLLNGSNARIYQFALSNGQEFHQIGTDGGLLEEPVKMNSLMLSSAERAELIVDFSGYEEGETVELTDQGMAFMKFVVSGEELGPKEIPSQLVDIPVVNESMAVRTREFVMSGMGRNVTINGKQMDMDRIDEQLKLHDTEIWEISNEGMGMMGNNMGMAHPFHGHGTQFLILDRDGNPPPPNERGWKDTILVEPGEKVRAIATFDHKGLFMYHCHILEHEDAGMMGQFTVEE, from the coding sequence GTGAAAAAGGTACTCATAGCAGCAATGATCATTCTTGTATTAGTCATAGCCGGCGGCTGGTTTTTCATGAGAAGCATGGGTGGCGCAGGCGGCAATATGCCGGGCCAGGGCGGCGGCATGATGAACGGCGGCATGGGCATGGGTGATGGAGGCATGATGGGCGGCGGTTCGGGTTCTGGGGAGGATATGCGCAATGACTCTTTGGGAGAGGCAGATAAACCTCTGCCGATCCCGCCAATCCTTGAAGATGAGAACCCCGACCCTGGAAAAGCAGAATACACCCTTGTTGCCAAACAAGGATCTATGGAATTTTTAGAAGGTAAAGCAACCGATACGTTTGGTTACAATGGGAACTATTTAGGACCAGTCATCCGCGTAAAGAAGGGTGACAATGTCTCCGTCAAGGTGAAAAATGAGTTGGACGAAGCTACGACACTTCACTGGCATGGGCTCGAAGTAGATGGCGAGGATGATGGCGGTCCGCATTCCGGAATCCAGCCGGGTACCACTTGGAATCCGGAGTTTACGATCGAACAACACGCGGCAACATTATGGTACCATCCCCATCTTCTCCATGAAACCGGCGAACATGTTTATAAAGGACTTGCTGGTTTATTTTTAATTGATGATGAGGAAAGTGAGAAGCTTGATCTGCCTGACGAATATGGTGTGAATGATATTCCGCTCATAGTCCAGGATAAGCAGCTCGATGAAAACGGACAGTTTGAATATGATTTGAGTATGCATGATGTGATGATGGGCCTCCAAGGTGACACGATCATGGTCAATGGAGCTATCAACCCCTATGTTGAGGTTCCAAAAGGCAAGGTTCGCTTCCGGCTGCTGAATGGGTCAAATGCGCGGATCTATCAATTCGCTTTAAGCAATGGACAGGAATTTCACCAGATTGGGACAGACGGCGGGCTGTTAGAAGAACCCGTAAAGATGAATAGCCTGATGTTGAGTTCGGCGGAGCGGGCCGAATTGATCGTCGATTTTTCTGGCTATGAAGAGGGAGAAACCGTTGAACTGACCGACCAGGGAATGGCATTCATGAAATTTGTCGTCAGCGGCGAGGAGCTAGGACCGAAAGAAATCCCTTCCCAACTAGTAGACATACCAGTAGTAAATGAATCGATGGCTGTAAGAACAAGGGAGTTTGTCATGTCAGGGATGGGCCGGAACGTTACGATCAACGGCAAACAGATGGACATGGACAGGATTGACGAGCAGCTGAAACTCCATGACACAGAGATCTGGGAGATTTCAAATGAGGGAATGGGAATGATGGGCAATAACATGGGCATGGCCCACCCCTTCCACGGACACGGCACCCAATTCCTGATTCTCGACCGAGACGGCAATCCGCCGCCGCCGAATGAGCGCGGATGGAAGGATACAATATTAGTCGAGCCGGGTGAAAAAGTGAGAGCAATCGCAACGTTCGACCATAAAGGTTTATTCATGTACCACTGCCATATCCTTGAGCATGAAGATGCCGGGATGATGGGACAGTTTACGGTAGAAGAGTAA
- a CDS encoding nitrite reductase: MEATEKNIKLAVNGGIDFGSKLNAKQLIILAKYLEEDQELELTTFQQLYIEIPESRKEEAIAEFAQAGLSCYPVGSFVKSLRTCNFCKGAEEEGMPVAIELNKRIAGKPVPFTLKPAYTGCPVGCGEPLINDIGIMKVKDGYSLYAGGKSKGQDARPGTLLYEQLTQDELYQKVDILIDIYNENGKKREPVHKFIARFGKSELLEMINAVFQSKNKIISDSAIRE; encoded by the coding sequence TTGGAAGCAACTGAAAAAAACATCAAGCTGGCTGTTAACGGCGGGATAGATTTCGGCTCCAAACTGAATGCCAAACAACTAATCATCCTGGCAAAATATCTGGAAGAAGATCAGGAGCTGGAGCTGACAACGTTTCAACAGCTGTATATCGAAATTCCGGAAAGCAGGAAAGAGGAGGCGATAGCAGAGTTTGCCCAGGCGGGACTTAGCTGCTATCCAGTTGGTAGTTTCGTGAAAAGCCTCCGTACATGCAATTTCTGCAAAGGAGCAGAGGAGGAAGGGATGCCCGTTGCAATTGAACTGAACAAAAGGATTGCCGGCAAGCCTGTTCCTTTTACCCTGAAACCAGCCTATACCGGTTGCCCGGTCGGCTGCGGTGAACCGCTCATCAACGATATTGGCATCATGAAAGTGAAAGACGGGTATAGCCTGTATGCTGGGGGAAAATCAAAGGGGCAGGATGCTAGACCGGGAACACTGTTATATGAACAGCTTACTCAGGATGAGCTTTATCAAAAAGTTGACATTCTCATAGACATATATAATGAGAATGGGAAAAAGCGCGAGCCGGTTCATAAATTCATTGCCCGATTTGGCAAAAGTGAACTGTTGGAGATGATAAATGCAGTATTTCAGAGCAAAAACAAGATAATCTCTGATTCCGCTATCCGCGAATGA
- a CDS encoding YncE family protein, producing the protein MMSRLNVKMISILASVGIVLAGCGSDTATRVEEKPAVKAAKQEQILDRYFFTANEGGTISKVSVKDNKVAETIQADGVVHNIQLSPDGKVVAATLVPPTEGGHGGHSDHGEGTPGKVLFYDAYTNDLLKEVEVGNHPAHVVYSGDGKYVLVTNNEDNTVSVIDPETYEVVRTILTGNGPHGFRISADSKFAYIANMGEDTISVINLETFEEERMKAGNTPVTTGVTKDGETLAVTLFSENALAIVDLKTKQVVKVEVGIGPAQLYIGPEGKFAYVANQGTEESPSNSMTIVDLETKTVVDEIKTGNGAHGVTVSKDGKFAYVTNMFDNTVSIIDLESKKIETIDVGEIPNGITIMD; encoded by the coding sequence ATGATGAGTCGTTTAAATGTAAAAATGATTAGTATCCTTGCATCTGTTGGAATAGTTCTGGCAGGGTGTGGATCGGATACTGCTACTAGGGTTGAGGAGAAACCGGCAGTAAAAGCGGCCAAACAGGAACAAATCCTCGATAGATATTTTTTTACCGCAAATGAGGGCGGGACCATCAGTAAGGTCAGTGTAAAAGACAATAAAGTGGCTGAAACCATCCAGGCTGACGGTGTCGTTCACAATATCCAGCTGTCGCCTGACGGCAAAGTGGTTGCGGCCACTCTGGTTCCGCCCACGGAGGGTGGTCATGGCGGGCATAGCGATCATGGAGAAGGTACACCTGGAAAGGTTTTATTCTATGATGCCTATACAAATGACCTTTTAAAAGAAGTGGAAGTAGGGAATCACCCTGCACATGTCGTCTATTCAGGGGATGGGAAATACGTTTTAGTAACAAACAATGAAGATAACACAGTTTCGGTCATTGACCCTGAAACATATGAAGTTGTCAGAACCATTCTAACAGGCAATGGTCCCCACGGATTCAGGATTTCAGCGGACAGCAAATTTGCCTATATCGCCAATATGGGTGAGGATACCATAAGTGTAATCAATCTGGAGACATTTGAAGAGGAAAGAATGAAAGCAGGCAATACACCTGTTACCACAGGAGTGACCAAGGACGGAGAGACACTGGCGGTTACACTTTTCTCTGAAAACGCACTGGCGATTGTTGATCTGAAAACGAAGCAAGTGGTCAAGGTAGAAGTTGGAATAGGTCCAGCACAGCTCTATATAGGGCCTGAGGGCAAATTTGCGTATGTCGCCAATCAGGGAACCGAGGAATCACCGTCCAATTCAATGACAATAGTAGATCTTGAGACGAAGACGGTTGTCGATGAAATCAAAACAGGGAATGGGGCGCACGGTGTAACTGTGAGCAAAGACGGAAAGTTCGCCTATGTAACCAATATGTTTGACAACACCGTCAGCATTATTGACCTTGAAAGCAAGAAGATAGAAACGATTGACGTTGGTGAAATTCCTAATGGAATCACGATAATGGACTGA
- a CDS encoding PadR family transcriptional regulator produces MEDKVLRKLFLGFIQIHILHHAKEEPIFGLWMLEELKEHGYYISAGTLYPILHSMESDGLLLKEERNVEGKIRKYYRTTDKGNNVLEEARKKAFELFREIKD; encoded by the coding sequence ATGGAGGATAAAGTCCTCAGGAAACTATTTCTCGGCTTCATCCAGATTCATATTTTGCATCATGCAAAGGAAGAACCTATTTTTGGGCTGTGGATGCTAGAGGAGCTTAAGGAGCATGGCTATTACATTAGTGCAGGCACACTATACCCGATTCTCCACAGTATGGAATCGGACGGTCTTCTTTTAAAAGAAGAAAGAAATGTTGAAGGGAAAATCCGGAAATACTATCGGACAACAGATAAAGGCAATAATGTGCTTGAGGAAGCCCGGAAAAAGGCCTTCGAATTGTTCAGGGAAATCAAGGATTAA